A genomic segment from Pollutimonas thiosulfatoxidans encodes:
- a CDS encoding DMT family transporter, which produces MTQKITPSTALLLLVPPLLWAGNAVVGRVVNDLIPPITLNFFRWGIALLLLLPLGYSVFRRGSGLWADRKRYALLGLLGVGLFNTLQYMALHTSTPINVTLVGASMPVWMLLVGLLFFRVRIAMLQIVGAGLSITGVLVVLGQGDWRQLLQLHFVAGDIFMIVATIIWAFYSWLLIQPSRSDHLRANWAAFLLAQVSFGVVWSGGFAAGEWAWTDASIQWGWPLAAALLYVAVGPAIVAFRCWGMGVQRVGPTTAGFFNNLTPLFAALMSAAFLGESPHIYHAVAFALIVSGIVLSSRL; this is translated from the coding sequence ATGACGCAAAAAATAACTCCTTCGACTGCCTTGCTGCTGCTGGTTCCGCCTTTGTTATGGGCGGGCAACGCCGTAGTGGGCCGGGTCGTGAATGATCTGATTCCGCCCATCACGCTCAACTTTTTTCGCTGGGGCATCGCGCTGCTATTGCTGCTGCCGCTGGGCTATTCGGTATTTCGCCGCGGCAGCGGCCTGTGGGCCGATCGCAAGCGCTATGCCTTGCTGGGACTATTGGGCGTTGGTCTGTTCAACACCTTGCAGTACATGGCGCTGCACACATCCACACCCATCAATGTGACCCTGGTGGGCGCCAGCATGCCGGTATGGATGCTGCTGGTGGGGCTGTTGTTCTTCCGTGTCCGTATCGCCATGCTGCAAATCGTGGGCGCCGGGCTGTCGATCACGGGTGTGCTGGTGGTGCTGGGCCAGGGCGATTGGCGCCAGTTGTTGCAGCTGCATTTTGTGGCCGGCGATATTTTCATGATTGTCGCCACCATCATTTGGGCCTTTTATAGCTGGCTCTTGATTCAGCCCAGCCGCAGCGACCATCTGCGTGCCAACTGGGCCGCCTTTCTTTTGGCCCAGGTTTCTTTCGGTGTGGTCTGGTCCGGCGGCTTTGCCGCCGGCGAGTGGGCCTGGACTGATGCCAGCATCCAATGGGGCTGGCCGCTGGCCGCGGCACTGCTTTATGTGGCGGTGGGGCCTGCCATCGTGGCGTTTCGCTGCTGGGGGATGGGTGTGCAAAGGGTAGGGCCCACAACGGCAGGCTTCTTCAATAACTTGACGCCGCTGTTTGCCGCACTGATGTCTGCCGCGTTTCTGGGTGAGTCGCCGCATATTTACCATGCCGTGGCCTTTGCCCTAATCGTAAGCGGAATCGTGCTGTCTTCGCGACTTTAG
- a CDS encoding winged helix-turn-helix transcriptional regulator gives MAIKRSYEDGCAAAHALDLVGERWALLIVRELLLGPKRFTDIRAGLPTISPNVLSQRLTELEASGILQQRKLPPPASIQVYELTPWGAELEPLVLNLARWGVRSPTFRRGAALGTDALILSFKAMFAPAAALKQRVTIELRVAEAPFFAIVDRGKLEVGRGPASAPDAVLSADPATVLSLAYGKADLDLMAASGQAEYLGDKTALLRFFSCFALPAPAGSD, from the coding sequence ATGGCAATAAAACGAAGCTACGAAGACGGCTGCGCGGCCGCCCATGCACTGGACCTGGTGGGCGAACGCTGGGCGCTGCTGATCGTTCGCGAACTCTTGCTGGGTCCCAAGCGCTTTACCGACATACGGGCGGGGCTGCCCACCATCAGCCCCAACGTGCTTTCGCAGCGACTTACCGAACTGGAAGCCAGCGGCATCCTGCAGCAGCGCAAACTGCCGCCACCCGCTTCCATCCAGGTCTACGAGCTGACGCCTTGGGGCGCAGAGTTGGAACCGCTGGTGTTGAATTTGGCCAGATGGGGGGTGCGGTCACCGACATTCCGACGCGGCGCGGCGTTGGGCACCGACGCGCTCATCCTGTCTTTCAAGGCGATGTTTGCGCCGGCCGCCGCCCTTAAGCAGCGTGTCACGATCGAACTGCGGGTGGCCGAAGCACCGTTTTTTGCCATTGTCGACCGCGGCAAGCTGGAAGTGGGCCGCGGCCCGGCAAGCGCGCCCGACGCTGTCCTTAGCGCCGACCCAGCCACGGTATTGTCACTGGCCTATGGCAAGGCCGATCTGGATCTCATGGCCGCGAGCGGCCAGGCCGAATACTTGGGCGACAAGACTGCCTTGCTGCGATTCTTCTCATGCTTCGCGTTGCCGGCACCGGCCGGCAGCGACTAA
- a CDS encoding nuclear transport factor 2 family protein yields MDAASKTEEAAVRQRLDSWIAAFLAKDTDAIMAHYATDVVAYDAIQQLQFKGKEAYRKHWEACMQMCQGPGMFEVKEAATHAVQDLAVVHALVYCGGTDDAGQTQGAWMRMTTTYRQIGGEWLIVHEHFSAPFDMQTGKALFDIAPDNQQKTRAIPLGMSAVTPHLVCDGASDAIAFYQKAFGAQEEGRMDMPDGKLAHASIRIGGAAIMLVDEFPQWGSFSPKTLKGTPVTVHLYVQDADAAMKKAVEAGAREIMAVQEMFWGDRYGVLEDPYGHRWSVATHVRDLTPEQIKEGAMQMMQDQPGCTDQQKAQ; encoded by the coding sequence ATGGACGCAGCAAGCAAGACCGAAGAGGCCGCTGTACGGCAGCGGCTCGACAGCTGGATAGCCGCATTTCTGGCCAAGGATACCGATGCCATCATGGCGCACTACGCAACGGATGTCGTAGCCTACGACGCCATACAGCAACTGCAATTCAAGGGCAAGGAAGCCTACCGCAAGCATTGGGAGGCCTGCATGCAGATGTGCCAGGGGCCAGGCATGTTCGAGGTCAAGGAGGCCGCCACGCATGCGGTGCAGGACTTAGCTGTCGTGCACGCCTTGGTCTATTGCGGCGGTACCGACGATGCAGGCCAAACCCAGGGCGCCTGGATGCGCATGACCACCACTTATCGGCAGATCGGCGGCGAGTGGCTGATCGTGCACGAACACTTCTCGGCGCCGTTCGATATGCAGACCGGCAAGGCCTTGTTCGACATAGCACCCGACAATCAGCAGAAGACGCGCGCTATTCCTTTGGGCATGAGTGCCGTGACGCCCCATCTGGTTTGCGACGGCGCAAGCGATGCCATCGCGTTCTACCAGAAGGCTTTCGGTGCCCAGGAAGAGGGCAGGATGGACATGCCTGACGGCAAGCTGGCGCACGCCAGCATACGGATAGGCGGGGCGGCCATCATGCTGGTGGACGAGTTTCCGCAGTGGGGTTCATTCAGCCCAAAAACGCTCAAGGGCACGCCGGTTACCGTTCATTTGTATGTGCAGGATGCCGATGCGGCCATGAAGAAGGCCGTAGAAGCCGGAGCGAGGGAGATCATGGCCGTGCAGGAAATGTTCTGGGGCGATCGCTATGGGGTGCTGGAAGATCCTTACGGCCACCGTTGGTCGGTCGCCACGCACGTGCGCGACCTGACGCCGGAGCAAATCAAGGAAGGCGCCATGCAAATGATGCAGGATCAGCCCGGGTGCACGGATCAGCAGAAAGCACAGTAA
- the recJ gene encoding single-stranded-DNA-specific exonuclease RecJ codes for MVIPKLSTRPANFEAARILEAAGIHPLLSRLWAARGVCHPSETKLVWSAMIPPGQLTHVQVAAALLADAIQAGKRLLIVADYDCDGATACAVGLRALRSMGAIVDFLVPNRFETGYGLSPAVVDLAVQHHAGRPDLLITVDNGIASVDGVEAANAAGIDVLITDHHLPGEVLPRALAIVNPNQAGCGFPSKNLAGVGVIFYLMLALRAEFRQRGVYPADGGPRLDQLADLVALGTVADVVKLDANNRLLVTQGLQKMRSGRMQAGLRALFAVAGREPRLASGFDLGFALGPRINAAGRLADMSIGINCLTTDDEALALQLARELDSMNQQRRGIEATMREEALAAMEAASPTIGATVCVYHPEWHQGVVGLVASRLKETYWRPTLAFARSDAGELRGSGRSIPDVHLRDVLDLVSKRHPGIILKFGGHAMAAGLTLREDAYEVFLEGFDAAVKELCGRASFDPIIETDGSLESGYANADVAGLLQQQVWGAGFPAPIFRDTFRVRQQRLLKEKHLKLNLERGHQRFDAIWFNHADALPEYIDAAYRLDQNVWNGMVTAQLIIEYACAPE; via the coding sequence GTGGTCATCCCCAAACTAAGCACACGGCCGGCAAACTTCGAAGCCGCCCGTATTCTTGAGGCGGCCGGCATACACCCCTTGCTATCCCGCCTTTGGGCCGCGCGCGGGGTGTGCCACCCCAGCGAAACGAAATTGGTGTGGTCAGCCATGATCCCACCGGGCCAGCTAACCCACGTACAAGTCGCCGCCGCGCTGCTCGCCGACGCGATCCAGGCCGGCAAGCGCCTGTTGATCGTGGCCGATTACGACTGCGATGGCGCCACCGCCTGCGCGGTGGGTCTGCGCGCGCTGCGCAGCATGGGTGCGATCGTCGACTTTCTGGTGCCCAACCGCTTCGAGACCGGCTACGGCCTCTCGCCTGCGGTGGTCGATCTGGCCGTGCAGCACCATGCGGGCCGGCCCGACTTACTGATTACGGTGGACAACGGCATTGCCAGCGTGGATGGCGTAGAGGCCGCAAACGCGGCCGGCATCGACGTATTGATTACCGACCACCACTTGCCGGGCGAGGTGTTGCCCCGCGCCCTGGCCATCGTCAACCCCAACCAGGCAGGCTGTGGGTTTCCCTCCAAGAACCTGGCCGGCGTGGGCGTTATTTTTTACCTGATGCTGGCACTGCGGGCAGAGTTTCGCCAACGCGGCGTCTACCCCGCGGACGGCGGGCCGCGGCTGGATCAACTTGCCGATCTGGTCGCATTGGGCACCGTCGCCGATGTCGTCAAGCTGGACGCCAATAACCGTCTGCTGGTGACGCAAGGCTTGCAAAAGATGCGCAGCGGACGGATGCAGGCCGGGCTGCGCGCCCTCTTTGCCGTCGCCGGGCGCGAACCGCGACTGGCCAGTGGATTCGACCTGGGTTTTGCGCTGGGCCCCCGCATCAACGCTGCGGGGCGCTTGGCCGACATGAGCATAGGCATCAACTGCCTTACCACCGACGACGAGGCACTAGCTCTGCAATTGGCCCGCGAGCTGGACTCGATGAACCAACAACGCCGTGGGATCGAGGCCACCATGCGCGAGGAAGCGCTGGCGGCCATGGAGGCGGCCAGCCCCACTATCGGCGCAACCGTCTGCGTTTACCATCCCGAATGGCACCAGGGCGTGGTCGGTTTGGTGGCATCAAGGCTGAAGGAAACCTATTGGCGTCCCACGCTGGCCTTTGCCCGCTCGGATGCCGGCGAACTGCGGGGGTCGGGACGCTCGATTCCGGACGTACATCTGCGCGATGTGCTCGACCTGGTCTCCAAACGCCACCCCGGCATTATCCTGAAGTTTGGCGGGCACGCGATGGCGGCCGGGCTGACGCTGCGCGAAGACGCCTATGAGGTTTTCCTGGAAGGTTTCGACGCTGCGGTAAAAGAGTTATGCGGACGGGCCAGTTTCGATCCCATCATCGAGACCGACGGTTCGTTGGAAAGCGGTTATGCCAATGCCGACGTGGCCGGACTGCTGCAACAGCAAGTCTGGGGCGCTGGCTTCCCAGCCCCTATTTTCAGGGATACTTTCCGTGTTCGTCAGCAACGACTGCTGAAAGAAAAACACCTGAAGCTGAATCTGGAGCGCGGACACCAACGCTTCGACGCCATCTGGTTCAACCACGCGGACGCCCTGCCCGAGTACATCGATGCGGCTTATCGGCTGGACCAGAACGTCTGGAATGGCATGGTGACCGCGCAACTGATCATCGAGTACGCCTGCGCGCCCGAATAG
- a CDS encoding lipoprotein-releasing ABC transporter permease subunit, translating into MSYELWIGARYAGLARSRRRTGGGDRFVSFIAASSMAGIALGVAALIIVLSVMNGFQTQVRDRMLSVLPHVELYVQGMAPEQVLAEWEQIAAIAKENSQVSGAAPFVAAQGMIVRGDALTGVQVRGVDPGREDAVSDVSGQMIAGQLDALKPGSYDIVLGNQVAGMLGVTTGDTVMVLAPQGSISPAGFAPRMRQFTVSGIFSSGYYEFDASLAFINFEDAAKVFRDSGSSGVRLRIQDMQQAPRVAHELRQDLPSVVQARDWTENNRTWFAAVQTEKRMMFLILALIVAVAAFNLLSSLVMAVKDKRSDIAILRTLGATPREVARIFLVQGSLIGVVGTLVGVGLGMLVAYNIDVIVPFIERLMGVQFLPQQIYFISELPSNPQMDDIIIIAATSLILSLLATLYPSWRASSLQPAQVLRHD; encoded by the coding sequence ATGTCTTATGAATTGTGGATAGGGGCCCGATACGCCGGCCTGGCGCGATCCCGGCGACGTACGGGCGGGGGCGACCGCTTCGTTTCCTTCATTGCAGCCAGCTCCATGGCGGGCATCGCCCTGGGTGTGGCGGCGCTGATTATCGTGCTGTCCGTGATGAATGGTTTCCAGACCCAGGTGCGCGACCGCATGTTGTCGGTATTGCCGCATGTCGAGCTTTATGTGCAAGGCATGGCGCCAGAGCAGGTGCTGGCCGAATGGGAGCAGATTGCCGCGATCGCCAAGGAGAATTCCCAGGTTAGCGGTGCCGCGCCTTTCGTGGCAGCACAAGGCATGATTGTTCGGGGCGATGCGCTGACCGGTGTGCAGGTGCGCGGTGTCGACCCAGGTCGCGAGGACGCCGTGTCCGACGTAAGCGGCCAGATGATAGCGGGGCAGCTCGACGCGCTGAAGCCTGGCAGCTATGACATCGTTTTGGGCAACCAGGTGGCTGGCATGCTGGGCGTGACTACCGGGGACACCGTTATGGTGTTGGCGCCGCAGGGGTCGATCTCACCGGCCGGTTTTGCGCCGCGCATGCGCCAGTTCACCGTCAGCGGCATCTTTTCTTCTGGCTACTACGAGTTCGACGCCTCGCTGGCTTTCATCAACTTTGAAGATGCCGCCAAGGTGTTCCGCGATAGCGGCAGCAGCGGCGTCAGACTGCGCATCCAGGACATGCAGCAGGCGCCCCGGGTCGCCCATGAACTGCGGCAGGATTTACCGTCCGTCGTGCAGGCTCGCGACTGGACCGAGAATAACCGCACCTGGTTTGCCGCCGTCCAGACCGAGAAACGCATGATGTTCCTGATTCTGGCGCTTATCGTGGCTGTGGCTGCTTTCAATTTGCTGTCGTCGCTGGTGATGGCCGTGAAGGACAAGCGGTCGGATATCGCCATACTGCGCACCCTGGGTGCCACCCCGCGTGAAGTCGCCCGTATTTTCCTGGTGCAGGGCTCCTTGATAGGCGTCGTGGGAACCCTGGTGGGCGTGGGCCTGGGCATGCTGGTCGCCTATAACATTGATGTCATTGTTCCTTTCATTGAACGGCTGATGGGTGTGCAGTTCCTGCCCCAGCAAATTTATTTCATCAGCGAGCTGCCATCCAACCCCCAGATGGACGACATCATCATCATTGCCGCCACGTCGTTGATCCTGTCGCTGTTGGCGACTTTGTATCCCAGCTGGCGCGCGTCCAGTCTGCAACCGGCACAGGTACTGCGCCATGATTGA
- the lolD gene encoding lipoprotein-releasing ABC transporter ATP-binding protein LolD, producing MIDTQVKHALSARNLVKTYQEGGQEIRVLRDVSLHVDQGEMVAIVGASGSGKSTLLHTLGLLDQPTSGTVFVDGVSSEGLSESKRSQLRNRSLGFVYQFHHLLAEFSALDNVAMPLIVRRENRNRARERAQEVLEQVGLAQRMDHYPGQLSGGERQRVALARALVTRPTCVLADEPTGNLDRYTAESMFDLLVQVNRDFGTAFAIVTHDPALAALAHRRLYMDKGLLVDAETPPLPQT from the coding sequence ATGATTGATACCCAAGTAAAGCATGCGCTGTCGGCGCGTAACCTGGTCAAGACCTATCAGGAAGGCGGGCAGGAAATCCGCGTGCTGCGCGATGTCAGCCTGCATGTGGACCAGGGCGAGATGGTCGCCATTGTTGGCGCTTCGGGGTCGGGCAAGAGTACCTTGCTGCACACCCTGGGCTTGCTCGATCAGCCCACCTCCGGGACGGTATTTGTCGACGGCGTATCTTCCGAAGGCCTGTCCGAATCCAAGCGCAGCCAGTTGCGCAATCGCAGCCTGGGCTTCGTCTACCAGTTCCATCATTTGCTGGCGGAGTTTTCGGCGCTTGATAACGTCGCCATGCCTTTGATTGTTCGGCGCGAGAACCGCAATCGGGCTCGCGAACGGGCCCAGGAAGTGCTGGAGCAAGTGGGGTTGGCACAGCGCATGGATCATTATCCCGGCCAGTTGTCGGGCGGCGAGCGTCAGCGTGTGGCGCTGGCCCGTGCCCTGGTTACCCGGCCCACATGCGTGCTGGCTGACGAGCCCACCGGAAATCTGGACCGCTATACCGCAGAGAGCATGTTTGACCTGCTGGTGCAGGTGAATCGCGACTTCGGTACGGCTTTTGCTATCGTCACCCATGATCCGGCCCTGGCCGCGCTGGCGCATCGCCGCCTGTACATGGACAAGGGCCTGCTGGTCGACGCGGAAACACCTCCTTTGCCGCAGACTTAA